From the Glandiceps talaboti chromosome 10, keGlaTala1.1, whole genome shotgun sequence genome, one window contains:
- the LOC144441352 gene encoding uncharacterized protein LOC144441352: protein MANSPEVKTYFEIYFDAYYFGEDRRSQIYGHIPIKPSCKFEDVKQRLDKETPPENHVVLKDMAYTVTSKLEYLPTGYQHTFLIRHPVKVFLSVYNIAKKTPINRDRTWPSDFTNFRAIGELYDYVINKTLTDRQIVIVDADDIQRDPARMFEKYCHAVGLCFNESMLHWDRNSIPEYMMVDDPYEDFECWYGDVLQSDGFKQNIPWNVNDADISVLPREFQIAMEESMPVYNMLWERRLPLD, encoded by the coding sequence ATGGCAAATTCACCAGAAGTGAAAACATACTTCGAAATATATTTTGATGCCTACTACTTTGGTGAGGATAGACGCAGCCAAATATACGGGCATATACCAATCAAGCCTAGTTGTAAATTTGAAGATGTCAAGCAAAGACTTGACAAGGAGACCCCTCCAGAAAATCACGTGGTATTGAAAGACATGGCGTATACTGTTACATCCAAACTGGAGTACCTACCGACTGGATATCAACACACGTTTCTAATACGTCATCCCGTCAAGGTGTTTTTGTCAGTGTACAATATCGCGAAAAAGACTCCCATCAACCGTGACAGAACCTGGCCATCCGATTTTACAAACTTTAGAGCCATTGGCGAGTTGTATGATTACGTCATCAACAAAACTTTGACAGATAGACAAATCGTTATTGTGGATGCAGATGATATTCAACGTGATCCCGCGAGAATGTTCGAGAAATACTGCCACGCCGTTGGGTTGTGTTTCAACGAGAGTATGTTACACTGGGATCGCAATAGCATTCCCGAATATATGATGGTCGACGATCCGTATGAAGATTTTGAATGTTGGTATGGGGATGTGCTACAAAGTGATGGATTTAAACAGAATATACCATGGAACGTCAATGACGCTGACATTTCTGTTTTACCGCGCGAATTTCAAATAGCAATGGAAGAATCCATGCCAGTTTATAACATGCTATGGGAGAGAAGATTGCCTCTAGATTAG
- the LOC144441353 gene encoding uncharacterized protein LOC144441353, whose amino-acid sequence MSDSGEDLSMLNLGETQITEVPSELTEITILQMNGNQLRNIPQDIGKLTKLQELNIANTQITETPPELYKLKNLTSLDMSNNQLKCIPEDIGNLKKLQKLDVTANQVEIIPIRLFKLKELNELHMDDNTIYIIPEGIGKLRALKKLSLGKNNIKELPLDIFDLKELTELDMHENKLTTIPQDICKLKKLRRVNFQANQIKNVPLDLFAMQNLTELNMSGNQMKMIPSNISEKLRVLRLSDNSIRYLNNAVLTQASKLEELSLDGNPLVDPPIAVCKRGLKAMMQYTGGDDTMRVVRVMLKPSDYKKMKYELLSGFWLCVHPKTVKCEAELEVEILNTRPNLDDFEELESRVINISSHQTSFPSVTLEYPLEFLDLSRDNVIVRSMDYYYDGIVWHELKSAKMRDFITTDITACGMYAVKSKPQRTNFLITPRAGTYTSDDNMASLETTTGAVTGNIDTTMEVHDLRSFQESISTDNDMSASSAVIFRGNDGKEGAVNLNALASVSLRSPSPSISVDRLALRVLSSRNYGEDWEDITESVTPTVKDDMVSFNIKQLKGYGVAHVPSSRIRHAVTFFCKVFNWLRRRKHTAKVLLLQHEVQQCLLLVDVVRSLYIHEQITKWKDNGFKSIHENDVPYSQDLTIANGDVISVETSPPFIIESMITNTTFFASRDNHLKPKVRCTNEEPARGANDVIGGTMLFYLREDPMSELHFWVSKNYEDSSRRTGPHEGESSSSEYTRLFRFLARKLLSNQWKPLASRLGIEDFEINRIEFRYPRDLNEQIYQMFRLWEGKQWLRGAELIDKLCSALEQEGLRARAEEVRNFLETDTKSQTKKKKSGVCLMI is encoded by the exons ATGAGTGATTCGGGAGAAGACTTGTCGATGTTGAATCTCGGTGAAACACAAATAACAGAGGTTCCATCAGAATTGACTGAAATAACCATACTACAGATGAATGGAAATCAACTACGAAACATTCCGCAAGACATTGGTAAATTGACGAAACTTCAGGAGCTGAATATTGCAAACACTCAAATTACGGAAACGCCACCAGAATTATATAAACTGAAAAACCTAACATCACTAGACATGAGCAATAACCAGCTCAAATGTATTCCAGAGGATATTGGAAATCTTAAGAAACTACAGAAGTTGGATGTCACAGCCAATCAAGTTGAGATAATACCCATTAGATTATTTAAACTGAAGGAACTGAACGAGCTGCACATGGATGACAATACCATTTACATCATCCCGGAAGGCATTGGAAAACTACGTGCCCTAAAGAAGCTTAGTCTTGGGAAAAATAACATCAAAGAACTACCATTAGATATTTTTGACTTGAAAGAACTAACAGAGCTAGATATGCATGAAAACAAACTCACCACAATTCCACAGGATATCTGTAAACTGAAGAAGCTTCGGAGAGTAAACTTTCAGGCCAACCAGATAAAAAACGTGCCGTTAGATCTATTTGCAATGCAAAATCTAACCGAACTGAATATGAGTGGAAATCAGATGAAAATGATACCAAGCAACATAAGCGAAAAATTGCGTGTATTAAGATTGAGTGACAATTCCATCAGGTACTTGAACAACGCTGTGCTCACTCAAGCGAGTAAACTAGAAGAGCTGTCATTGGACGGGAATCCACTAGTTGACCCTCCTATAGCAGTATGCAAAAGAGGTTTGAAAGCTATGATGCAGTATACAGGGG GGGATGATACGATGCGTGTAGTGCGTGTGATGTTAAAGCCAAGTGACTATAAAAAG ATGAAGTATGAATTACTCTCTGGATTTTGGTTATGTGTCCATCCAAAAACTGTCAAATGTGAAGCTGAGTTGGAAGTTGAGATATTGAACACAAGACCGAATCTTGATGACTTTGAAGAGTTGGAATCACGCGTCATCAACATTTCATCACACCAAACCAGCTTTCCATCCGTCACACTTGAATACCCACTAGAATTTTTGGATCTATCTCGTGATAATGTCATCGTAAGGAGTATGGATTATTACTATGATGgcatagtgtggcatgaattaAAATCTGCGAAG ATGAGGGATTTCATAACTACTGACATTACTGCGTGTGGCATGTATGCCGTGAAATCTAAACCCCAAAGAACGAACTTTCTGATCACTCCAAGGGCTGGTACTTATACTAGTGATGACAACATGGCATCATTGGAAACAACTACAGGTGCAGTAACTGGTAACATCGACACAACAATGGAG GTACATGATCTGAGATCATTCCAAGAAAGCATCAGTACTGATAATGACATGTCTGCCAGCTCTGCTGTGATATTTCGTGGAAACGACGGAAAAGAAGGAGCCGTGAACTTGAATGCGCTTGCTTCTGTAAGTCTTCGATCGCCGTCGCCCTCCATATCTGTTGATAGACTCGCGCTTCGGGTTTTATCCAGTAGGAATTATGGTGAAGATTGGGAAGACATTACTGAATCAGTTACACCGACAGTTAAAGACGACATGGTATCTTTCAATATAAAACAACTAAAGGG TTACGGTGTTGCACATGTCCCATCGTCAAGGATAAGACATGCTGTAACATTCTTCTGCAAAGTATTCAATTGGCTTAGACGAAGAAAACATACCGCGAAAGTTCTTCTTTTGCAACACGAGGTACAGCAGTGTTTACTTCTCGTTGACGTTGTCAGGAGTCTTTACATTCACGAGCAGATAACAAAGTGGAAGGACAATGGCTTCAAGTCTATCCACGAAAATGACGTCCCGTATAGCCAGGATTTAACTATCGCCAATGGTGACGTAATCTCCGTAGAGACCAGCCCGCCTTTCATCATTGAATCAATGATTACAAACACTACGTTTTTTGCATCACGTGATAACCACTTGAAGCCAAAGGTCCGATGTACTAACGAAGAACCGGCACGTGGTGCTAATGACGTGATTGGAGGAACTATGCTATTTTACCTACGAGAAGACCCCATGTCTGAATTGCACTTTTGGGTTTCCAAG AATTATGAAGACTCTTCAAGGCGAACAGGGCCACACGAAGGTGAAAGTTCTAGCAGTG AATACACAAGACTTTTCAGATTTCTAGCCAGGAAATTATTGTCTAACCAATGGAAACCCTTAGCAAGCAGGTTGGGGATTGAAGACTTCGAAATCAATCGAATTGAATTCAGGTATCCTAGAGATCTGAATGAACAGATATATCAGATGTTCCGACTTTGGGAAGGAAAACAGTGGCTGAGAGGAGCTGAGCTGATTGACAAACTTTGTTCTGCTCTCGAACAAGAAGGGTTAAGGGCGCGAGCAGAAGAAGTGAGAAACTTCTTAGAGACTGATACCAAATCGCAGACGAAAAAGAAGAAGTCTGGTGTATGCTTAATGATCTGA